The Kribbella sp. NBC_00662 nucleotide sequence ATGCCGTTGGAGTACTCCGGTGTCGTCGCCGAACACACCGCGGTCCGTACGTCGGTCGGCGTCTTCGACGTGAGCCATCTCGGCAAGGCGACCGTGACGGGCCCCGGCGCGGCGGCGTACGTGAACGCGTGCCTGACCAACGACCTGGGCAAGATCGCGCCGGGCCAGGCGCAGTACACGCTGTGCTGCAACGCGCGCGGGGGAGTGGTCGACGACCTGATCGCGTACCTGCACGGTGACGACGAGGTGTTCCTGATCCCGAACGCGGCCAACACCGCCGAGGTGGTCCGGCTGCTGCAGGCCGACGCACCCGAGGGCGTCGACGTGACCAACGTTCACGACGACTACGCGATCCTCGCCGTACAGGGCGCGAACAGCGACGACGTGGTCGCTGCGATCGGCCTCCCGACGGGGCACGACTACATGGCGTTCGCCACAGCCGACTTCGGCGGTACGCCGGTCGTCGTCTGCCGGACCGGTTACACCGGCGAGCGCGGGTACGAGCTCGTCGTACCGAACGCGGCCGCGGTCGCGGTGTTCGACGCGCTGCTGGAGGCCGGGAAGCCGTACAACATCGTCCCGGCCGGCCTCGGCGCCCGCGACACCCTGCGGACCGAGATGGGGTACCCGCTGCACGGCCAGGACATCACGCCGGACATCACGCCCGTCCAGGCACGCTCCGGATGGGCTGTGGGCTGGAAGAAGGAGCACTTCTGGGGCGACGAGGCCCTGCGCGCCGAGAAGGAGGCCGGCCCGGCCCGGATCCTGCGCGGTCTCCGAGCGGCCGGACGGGGCATTCCGCGGCCGCACATGACCGTTCTGGACCAGGCCGGAACAACGCTGGGCGAAGTCACCTCCGGGACCTTCTCCCCGACCCTGAAGAAAGGCGTCGCACTGGCGCTGCTGGACGCGTCGGTAAAGGAGGGCGACCAGGTAACGGTCGACATCCGGGGCCGCCAGGAGTTGTTCGACGTGGTCAAACCGCCGTTCGTCACCGTGCACGTCCGCTAAGACCAAAACGGTAACTTTCTGTAATATCGTGGCACAAATTGGACACTGTCGGTGCTGTGCCGACGCGTTTTGCGAAGGATTGACTGCGAACGGTGACGAATCGGGGCAAATGTTCCGTTCCGGTACGCGTTCCGGTAACGATTTGTGCACTGCTGCCAGGCACCGCTGGTTTGGTGTCACAGTGTCAGGCAGGCTTTCCCGCGGTTGTGGGGGATCGGCTCTGTCAAGGGGATTTGACGAGAGCCCTCCACAAAGCAAAGGCTCGGCACGCTATCCACCGATAAGTGCCGGATCTGCGGACCGAAATCCGGCCGACTGAACTTGACGGAGTGCGAATGAGTATTGGGTCGCCCGACTCGACCGTAGGGATCGAGGACCACCCGGCGTCGGCGGAGCCGGTCCGCACCTCGGCCACCCCGCACGGGAAGTCGCCGAGCCGGATCGCGTTCGACCGGTTGCGCAAGGACCGGGTTGCGGTGATCTGCGCGTCGATCGTGCTGTTCTTCATCCTGATCGCGATCTTCGCGCCGCTGCTGGCCAAGCTCGAGGGCCAGGACTACAGCACCTTCCACACCGACCTGATCGACGAGTACGGCTACCCGACGATCAGCTTCAACGGCTCGCACTGGTTCGGTATCGAGCCGAAGACCGGCCGGGACAACTTCGCTCGCTGGGTCTACGGGGCGCGGCCCTCGCTGATCATCGCTTTCCTGGCCACCGTCGTCGGCACCGTCATCGGTGTCGTGATGGGACTCCTGGCCGGCTTCCTCGGCGGCTGGGTCGACCGGGTCATCTCCTGGCTGATCGATTTCGTGCTGAGCCTGCCGTA carries:
- the gcvT gene encoding glycine cleavage system aminomethyltransferase GcvT — encoded protein: MTESPELKKSPLHERHVALGAKFAEFGGWEMPLEYSGVVAEHTAVRTSVGVFDVSHLGKATVTGPGAAAYVNACLTNDLGKIAPGQAQYTLCCNARGGVVDDLIAYLHGDDEVFLIPNAANTAEVVRLLQADAPEGVDVTNVHDDYAILAVQGANSDDVVAAIGLPTGHDYMAFATADFGGTPVVVCRTGYTGERGYELVVPNAAAVAVFDALLEAGKPYNIVPAGLGARDTLRTEMGYPLHGQDITPDITPVQARSGWAVGWKKEHFWGDEALRAEKEAGPARILRGLRAAGRGIPRPHMTVLDQAGTTLGEVTSGTFSPTLKKGVALALLDASVKEGDQVTVDIRGRQELFDVVKPPFVTVHVR